In Propionispora vibrioides, the sequence TGTTGACCTGCGAGGCAATGGACAGCTCAATGGCCGTAAACAAGGACCGGTTGCCCTCATGGCTGATTAAATCATAATAGGAACGCATACTTACCCTTCCTCCCGTTATTCAATGTCGGCTACCGCTTCCACTACAGAAGGTGATACCAACCCTTAATGTAAGTATGCATGATTTTCCTTTGTAAAATTCCCTTTTTCAGGCTACCACATCTTTCCTGGGCTGACGGGCTTCATTGGCACCGGTCAGTTCTTTACTCACCCAATAAAGCGGACGTTGTTTGACTTCTTCAAAAACCCGCCCCACATATTCCCCGATGATTCCGAGCCCTACGAGCTGTAATCCACCCAGCAGTAAAACACTGGCCGCGATAGTTGCCCAGCCTGGGACAGCCTCGGCGGTAAACAGCTTCGTATAAACTACATCCAAAGTCACCAGAAAACTCAACAAACCGGACAGCAGCCCCAAATAAAAGGCCATCCTCAACGGCAGCCGGGAATAGGCCGTAATTCCATCCAGACCAAAATTCAGCATTTTTTTTAACGAAAACTTCGAAGTCCCCGCAAAACGCTGAGGAGCAACAAATTCAATCTCGGTTTGCCGGTAGCCCAGATTACCGACGATACCGCGGATAAACCTGGCCTTTTCTTTAAAGTTCTTTAACGTTTCCACGGCCTTTCTGTCCAGCAGTCTAAAATCTGAACCGCCTTCTGCCACCCGGATATTGGACATGCCATTCATAATGCGGTAAAACATGGCGGAAGTAAACCGCTTAAATTGAGATACGCCTTCCGTATCCTTCCGTATAGTTTGCACCACTTCATAACCTTCCTGCCATCTGCTTAAAAGCAGAGGCAGCATATCAGGCGGATGCTGCATATCACCGTCCATGGTAATGACCGCATCGCCCTTTGCATGATCCAGGCCGCAAGTCAGGGCAACCTGGTGGCCAAAATTGCGGGCAAGCAAAATAGCCCGTACCCTGTCGTCAACCCGTGCCAGCTTGTCCAAGAGCAGTGCCGTCTTATCGCTGGAGCCATCATCAACAAACAGGAGTTCGAACGAATAGTCCGTTTGCTCCATATGCCGAACTACTTCCTGGTAAAATACCCTTATATTATCCTGTTCATTAAAGACAGGAACAACAATAGAAATAAACGCCATAAATATCTCCCCTTTCGTCAGCAGCCCATAAAAATAAGCGAATATGAAAACACTACTCACTTTATTCCCTTGCTTATCATTTTCTGATCCTGAAGTATAACAGTCAATTCTGAAAATCCAATGAAAAAACCGGCTTACCCTAGAAATGATAAGCCGGTTTATATTGGGTTTATTCTTTTCTCCTGAAGAACAAATATACGTTAAGTCAATCTAACGACAGACCACACAGTACCTGGAGCGCTTCCTAAGTCAAGAGGAATAGTTAATCCATTCGCCTCATAGAAGAGACCTATAACATCACCGGCATCTAGCTGAACTTCCCCAGCCAAAGTCACTGTACCATTACCAAGAATCGTCCGTAACGTTAATACTAGAGCGACATTTACGTTTAATACCGGGAACAGGCCGCTAATTAAATCCGTAGTTGTCGGGCTGGTTCTTCTGACTACAAAAGCAGGATCGACACCTGCACCAAGCGAAACGGTGATAGCAGCCGTAGTGGAATAGTTGATGGTTGCCTGAATTGAGTAATACCCTGTCGCCGGAACGGTATAGTTTCCTGCCACCTCATCAAAATCCGCACTGTCAAAATAAGGCGCAGTCACAGTCCACCCGGTTAATTGGGTGCTTGCACTTGTAGAAACAGTAGGAAGAAATCCTGAGAAGCTATCTTCAGCTACAAAGGAACCAGTAGCACCGGTGGCTCCGGCGAGACCTACGAGACCTGCAACGCCGGCAGCGCCGGTGGCTCCGGTAGCTCCTGTCTCACCGGTGGCTCCAGTAGCTCCTGTCTCACCGGTGGCTCCTGTTGCTCCGGTAGCACCCGTATCGCCGGTTGCTCCTGTTACTCCGGTGGCTCCTGTATCACCAGTCGCTCCGGTTACACCAGTTGCTCCCGTATCACCGGTTGCTCCGGTTACTCCAGTAGCCCCCGTATCGCCGGTCGCACCTGTATCGCCGGTTGCACCTGTTACTCCAGTTGCTCCCGTATCGCCAGTCGCTCCTGTATCACCAGTTGCTCCCGTATCGCCAGTCGCTCCGGTTACNNNNNNNNNNNNNNNNNNNNNNNNNNNNNNNNNNNNNNNNNNNNNNNNNNNNNNNNNNNNNNNNNNNNNNNNNNNNNNNNNNNNNNNNNNNNNNNNNNNNNNNNNNNNNNNNNNNNNNNNNNNNNNNNNNNNNNNNNNNNNNNNNNNNNNNNNNNNNNNNNNNNNNNNNNNNNNNNNNNNNNNNNNNNNNNNNNNNNNNNNNNNNNNNNNNNNNNNNNNNNNNNNNNNNNNNNNNNNNNNNNNNNNNNNNNNNNNNNNNNNNNNNNNNNNNNNNNNNNNNNNNNNNNNNNNNNNNNNNNNNNNNNNNNNNNNNNNNNNNNNNNNNNNNNNNNNNNNNNNNNNNNNNNNNNNNNNNNNNNNNNNNNNNNNNNNNNNNNNNNNNNNNNNNNNNNNNNNNNNNNNNNNNNNNNNNNNNNNNNNNNNNNNNNNNNNNNNNNNNNNNNNNNNNNNNNNNNNNNNNNNNNNNNNNNNNNNNNNNNNNNNNNNNNNNNNNNNNNNNNNNNNNNNNNNNNNNNNNNNNNNNNNNNNNNNNNNNNNNNNNNNNNNNNNNNNNNNNNNNNNNNNNNNNNNNNNNNNNNNNNNNNNNNNNNNNNNNNNNNNNNNNNNNNNNNNNNNNNNNNNNNNNNNNNNNNNNNNNNNNNNNNNNNNNNNNNNNNNNNNNNNNNNNNNNNNNNNNNNNNNNNNNNNNNNNNNNNNNNNNNNNNNNNNNNNNNNNNNNNNNNNNNNNNNNNNNNNNNNNNNNNNNNNNNNNNNNNNNNNNNNNNNNNNNNNNNNNNNNNNNNNNNNNNNNNNNNNNNNNNNNNNNNNNNNNNNNNNNNNNNNNNNNNNNNNNNNNNNNNNNNNNNNNNNNNNNNNNNNNNNNNNNNNNNNNNNNNNNNNNNNNNNNNNNNNNNNNNNNNNNNNNNNNNNNNNNNNNNNNNNNNNNNNNNNNNNNNNNNNNNNNNNNNNNNNNNNNNNNNNNNNNNNNNNNNNNNNNNNNNNNNNNNNNNNNNNNNNNNNNNNNNNNNNNNNNNNNNNNNNNNNNNNNNNNNNNNNNNNNNNNNNNNNNNNNNNNNNNNNNNNNNNNNNNNNNNNNNNNNNNNNNNNNNNNNNNNNNNNNNNNNNNNNNNNNNNNNNNNNNNNNNNNNNNNNNNNNNNNNNNNNNNNNNNNNNNNNNNNNNNNNNNNNNNNNNNNNNNNNNNNNNNNNNNNNNNNNNNNNNNNNNNNNNNNNNNNNNNNNNNNNNNNNNNNNNNNNNNNNNNNNNNNNNNNNNNNNNNNNNNNNNNNNNNNNNNNNNNNNNNNNNNNNNNNNNNNNNNNNNNNNNNNNNNNNNNNNNNNNNNNNNNNNNNNNNNNNNNNNNNNNNNNNNNNNNNNNNNNNNNNNNNNNNNNNNNNNNNNNNNNNNNNNNNNNNNNNNNNNNNNNNNNNNNNNNNNNNNNNNNNNNNNNNNNNNNNNNNNNNNNNNNNNNNNNNNNNNNNNNNNNNNNNNNNNNNNNNNNNNNNNNNNNNNNNNNNNNNNNNNNNNNNNNNNNNNNNNNNNNNNNNNNNNNNNNNNNNNNNNNNNNNNNNNNNNNNNNNNNNNNNNNNNNNNNNNNNNNNNNNNNNNNNNNNNNNNNNNNNNNNNNNNNNNNNNNNNNNNNNNNNNNNNNNNNNNNNNNNNNNNNNNNNNNNNNNNNNNNNNNNNNNNNNNNNNNNNNNNNNNNNNNNNNNNNNNNNNNNNNNNNNNNNNNNNNNNNNNNNNNNNNNNNNNNNNNNNNNNNNNNNNNNNNNNNNNNNNNNNNNNNNNNNNNNNNNNNNNNNNNNNNNNNNNNNNNNNNNNNNNNNNNNNNNNNNNNNNNNNNNNNNNNNNNNNNNNNNNNNNNNNNNNNNNNNNNNNNNNNNNNNNNNNNNNNNNNNNNNNNNNNNNNNNNNNNNNNNNNNNNNNNNNNNNNNNNNNNNNNNNNNNNNNNNNNNNNNNNNNNNNNNNNNNNNNNNNNNNNNNNNNNNNNNNNNNNNNNNNNNNNNNNNNNNNNNNNNNNNNNNNNNNNNNNNNNNNNNNNNNNNNNNNNNNNNNNNNNNNNNNNNNNNNNNNNNNNNNNNNNNNNNNNNNNNNNNNNNNNNNNNNNNNNNNNNNNNNNNNNNNNNNNNNNNNNNNNNNNNNNNNNNNNNNNNNNNNNNNNNNNNNNNNNNNNNNNNNNNNNNNNNNNNNNNNNNNNNNNNNNNNNNNNNNNNNNNNNNNNNNNNNNNNNNNNNNNNNNNNNNNNNNNNNNNNNNNNNNNNNNNNNNNNNNNNNNNNNNNNNNNNNNNNNNNNNNNNNNNNNNNNTCCTCAAATACCACATTGGCATTCGCTACAACCGTCCCGCTTGTATTTCTTTCAAGCTGTAACCCTAAGGTGTCCAAAAACTACCCCTCCTCAAATAATGGTAAAGGTGACAATACACGTAGTGTGTATTGCCGCAGCAAGAAAATCATATATAAAGTATTCGGTTCATATCATACTACGTTCCTTAGTCTTACATGTTCCTGCCCGGGCCGGGGAACAGCACAATCCAGTGTTATTGCTATCGTCCCGAAACCTTGCTGCCTTTTAAAAGTCGGTTAATCATAATATCATATGAAACATTATGTAAATTTGTACCAAGGATATTCCATTTGCTC encodes:
- a CDS encoding glycosyltransferase family 2 protein: MAFISIVVPVFNEQDNIRVFYQEVVRHMEQTDYSFELLFVDDGSSDKTALLLDKLARVDDRVRAILLARNFGHQVALTCGLDHAKGDAVITMDGDMQHPPDMLPLLLSRWQEGYEVVQTIRKDTEGVSQFKRFTSAMFYRIMNGMSNIRVAEGGSDFRLLDRKAVETLKNFKEKARFIRGIVGNLGYRQTEIEFVAPQRFAGTSKFSLKKMLNFGLDGITAYSRLPLRMAFYLGLLSGLLSFLVTLDVVYTKLFTAEAVPGWATIAASVLLLGGLQLVGLGIIGEYVGRVFEEVKQRPLYWVSKELTGANEARQPRKDVVA
- a CDS encoding collagen-like protein — encoded protein: VTGATGDTGATGDTGATGDTGATGVTGATGDTGATGDTGATGVTGATGDTGATGVTGATGDTGATGVTGATGDTGATGATGATGETGATGATGETGATGATGAAGVAGLVGLAGATGATGSFVAEDSFSGFLPTVSTSASTQLTGWTVTAPYFDSADFDEVAGNYTVPATGYYSIQATINYSTTAAITVSLGAGVDPAFVVRRTSPTTTDLISGLFPVLNVNVALVLTLRTILGNGTVTLAGEVQLDAGDVIGLFYEANGLTIPLDLGSAPGTVWSVVRLT